One Rhodothermus bifroesti DNA window includes the following coding sequences:
- a CDS encoding YbgA family protein, whose product MTWTTQRLRIGISSCLLGEPVRFNGGHARDRSLLELLGPYVEWVPVCPEVGAGMGIPREAVRLVGDVHAPRLVGATTGQDWTEAMRIWTEAQLEHLALLDLDGYIFKSRSPTCGLFRVKVYDHNGIPHKEGRGLFAEALVRRFPLLPVEEEGRLQDSLLRENFIDRLFAYHRLRQFLQENPSPQTLVRFHTAHKLTLMSHSPKHLKSLGQLVAKAGNAPWEELLESYAQQFMSAMNVMATRKKHANVLFHLAGYLRDYLLPEDRAELHTLIEDYRQGLVPLITPIVLLRHHFRRFPVHPWIRTQVYLEPYPKELRLRNT is encoded by the coding sequence ATGACGTGGACAACACAACGGCTCCGCATAGGCATTAGCAGTTGTCTACTCGGAGAACCAGTCCGTTTTAATGGTGGCCATGCCCGCGACCGCTCGTTACTTGAGCTGTTGGGACCTTACGTGGAATGGGTCCCTGTTTGCCCAGAAGTAGGCGCAGGCATGGGAATACCGCGTGAAGCAGTCCGACTCGTCGGCGATGTACACGCCCCTCGGCTGGTGGGCGCTACTACAGGCCAAGACTGGACTGAAGCCATGCGCATTTGGACTGAAGCCCAACTTGAACACTTAGCTCTACTGGACTTGGACGGTTATATTTTCAAAAGTCGCTCCCCCACCTGCGGGCTTTTTCGTGTGAAGGTTTACGACCATAATGGCATCCCTCATAAGGAAGGCCGTGGCCTGTTTGCCGAAGCTCTGGTACGCCGCTTTCCTCTATTGCCTGTGGAAGAAGAAGGACGCTTGCAGGACTCTTTACTACGTGAAAACTTTATAGATCGATTATTTGCTTATCATCGGTTGCGACAGTTTTTACAAGAAAATCCTTCTCCTCAAACCTTAGTTCGCTTTCATACAGCCCACAAACTGACCTTAATGTCCCACAGCCCCAAGCACCTTAAAAGCCTTGGTCAACTGGTTGCCAAAGCGGGCAATGCGCCCTGGGAAGAGCTGCTCGAAAGCTATGCCCAGCAGTTTATGTCAGCCATGAACGTAATGGCCACACGCAAAAAGCACGCAAACGTCTTGTTCCATCTGGCAGGATATCTGCGCGACTACTTACTTCCAGAAGACCGAGCAGAGCTGCACACGCTAATTGAAGACTATCGCCAAGGCCTCGTGCCCCTCATTACACCCATTGTGCTGCTACGCCACCATTTTCGGCGCTTTCCCGTACATCCTTGGATTCGCACACAGGTGTATTTAGAACCCTACCCCAAAGAGCTCAGGTTGCGTAATACCTAA
- the crcB gene encoding fluoride efflux transporter CrcB, with amino-acid sequence MTKLLLIALGGAVGALLRYGISGLVYQWLGPGFPWGTLVVNLTGCYGIGLLWAFSEVFIMPSYVSPLIFVGLFGAYTTFSTYGLETLNLLRDNQLLLGLLNLLGSSLLGLCCVALGFLTARLILHGGGWL; translated from the coding sequence ATGACCAAACTTTTGCTCATTGCTCTTGGAGGAGCTGTTGGTGCCCTTTTGCGCTATGGCATTTCAGGTCTAGTTTATCAATGGTTAGGCCCGGGATTTCCTTGGGGAACGCTGGTGGTCAACTTAACAGGATGCTACGGCATTGGCCTACTTTGGGCGTTTTCGGAAGTGTTCATTATGCCCAGCTACGTCTCACCGCTGATTTTTGTCGGGCTCTTTGGGGCTTATACGACGTTTTCGACATACGGACTGGAAACTTTGAACCTGCTACGCGACAACCAACTGCTGCTTGGGCTCCTCAATCTGCTCGGAAGCAGCTTGCTAGGGCTATGCTGCGTTGCCCTGGGATTTCTAACCGCTCGCCTGATCCTGCATGGAGGGGGTTGGCTATGA
- a CDS encoding DUF190 domain-containing protein gives MTQLPKEGVLLRIFIGETDRHHGRPLYEQIVLKARELNLAGATVLRGLMGFGASSRVHTAKLLRLSEDLPVVIEIVDTEENIQKILPFLEEVVQEGLITLEKAHVIRYRHRTEA, from the coding sequence ATGACCCAGTTGCCCAAAGAGGGGGTTCTGCTGCGCATTTTTATTGGTGAGACCGACCGCCATCACGGACGGCCACTTTACGAGCAGATTGTACTGAAAGCGCGCGAACTTAACCTGGCTGGGGCTACCGTGCTGCGCGGCCTGATGGGCTTTGGGGCTTCTAGCCGCGTGCACACGGCCAAGCTGCTTCGCCTCTCAGAGGACCTACCAGTTGTCATAGAAATTGTAGATACCGAGGAAAATATCCAGAAAATCCTACCTTTTCTGGAGGAGGTCGTGCAAGAAGGCTTAATCACATTGGAGAAAGCCCATGTTATCCGGTATCGCCATCGCACGGAAGCTTAA
- a CDS encoding cryptochrome/photolyase family protein — MSLTLLLFSSGDLRLTENPALEAALRTGRPIVPVFIWHRKASGFARLGAARRWWLHHSLASLDAELRQRSSRLILRVTDDPIQELGFLLTNLPVSTLCCNRPLLPHERYTLTKVMHLCQKGIHLIETDGCTLMNPSELRTQNGDIYRVFTPFWKALQQHYTPPTPFIPPATLPAPESWPESAPLTALELLPKPDWATETIAQYWKPGETAAWGLLRQFLAYGLPHYHHNRDRLDRDLTSRLSPYLAHGEISPHLIWRVSGEAQKNGISAQAVAAFRRQLGWREFGYYLLYHFPETVEQPLRSEWASFPWRTEAPELYAWQKGQTGYPIIDAAMRQLWCSGWMHNRARLLVASFLTKNLRIHWLRGAEWFWDTLVDADLANNTLGWQWVAGCGADSAPYFRLFNPVLQSKKFDPEGLYIRYWLPALASLPTSCIHSPWENDCCQQQLHATSYPRPLVPLEKSRNEALEMYERWKTQLSQPL; from the coding sequence ATGTCCCTTACCTTACTGCTGTTTTCTTCTGGGGATCTTCGGCTTACAGAAAACCCCGCTTTAGAAGCCGCCTTGCGCACGGGAAGGCCGATTGTGCCGGTGTTTATTTGGCACCGCAAGGCTTCCGGCTTTGCTCGCCTTGGTGCCGCTCGGCGATGGTGGTTGCATCACAGTCTAGCATCCTTGGATGCTGAGCTGCGCCAGCGCAGTAGTCGTTTGATTTTGCGTGTAACAGATGATCCTATCCAAGAACTTGGATTCCTGCTAACCAACTTACCTGTCAGTACGTTGTGCTGTAATCGTCCACTTTTGCCTCATGAGCGATACACCCTAACAAAGGTCATGCATCTATGTCAAAAGGGCATCCATCTTATAGAAACGGATGGATGTACCTTGATGAATCCATCTGAACTTCGAACGCAAAACGGCGATATCTACCGCGTCTTTACTCCATTTTGGAAAGCGCTTCAGCAGCATTACACTCCGCCCACCCCTTTTATTCCACCAGCCACGTTGCCTGCGCCCGAAAGCTGGCCGGAATCTGCTCCTTTAACGGCACTCGAGCTCCTACCTAAACCAGACTGGGCTACTGAAACTATCGCTCAATACTGGAAGCCTGGAGAAACGGCTGCCTGGGGTCTGCTGCGACAATTCTTAGCCTACGGCTTGCCGCATTATCACCATAATCGAGACCGACTTGATCGGGACCTGACCTCCCGGCTTTCACCTTACCTTGCCCATGGGGAAATAAGCCCACATTTAATCTGGCGGGTAAGTGGCGAGGCGCAGAAAAATGGTATCTCTGCCCAGGCGGTAGCTGCCTTTCGTCGCCAGCTTGGCTGGAGAGAGTTTGGGTATTACCTACTTTATCACTTTCCGGAAACGGTAGAGCAGCCGCTTCGTTCGGAGTGGGCAAGCTTTCCTTGGCGCACCGAGGCACCAGAGCTCTACGCCTGGCAGAAAGGCCAAACGGGATATCCGATCATCGACGCGGCCATGCGACAGCTTTGGTGCAGCGGTTGGATGCACAACCGCGCTCGGCTGCTTGTTGCTTCGTTTCTCACCAAGAACCTGCGTATCCATTGGCTGCGCGGAGCTGAATGGTTCTGGGATACGTTGGTCGACGCGGATTTAGCCAACAATACCCTGGGCTGGCAGTGGGTGGCTGGCTGCGGGGCCGATTCGGCCCCCTATTTTCGCTTATTTAATCCAGTGCTACAAAGTAAAAAATTTGACCCCGAGGGGCTCTACATTCGCTATTGGCTTCCAGCCCTGGCCTCCTTGCCTACCTCTTGCATTCACAGTCCCTGGGAGAACGATTGCTGCCAGCAACAGCTCCATGCAACCAGCTATCCCCGCCCACTTGTCCCGCTTGAGAAAAGCCGAAACGAAGCACTCGAGATGTATGAACGATGGAAAACACAACTAAGCCAACCCCTATGA
- a CDS encoding YkvA family protein: protein MSQEVAPLHTRAFTLAFRAAQRALTRRSRLLRLVMHGYRRLVLNQAGLTPVRREVQTLLRLVQAWARGEYRAIPWRSLLYGVAALVYFVNPADLIPDVVVGLGLVDDVAVVAAVARMLQSDLERFRLWESTQKSTRRPPQPKK, encoded by the coding sequence ATGTCACAAGAAGTTGCTCCGCTGCACACGCGGGCATTTACCTTAGCGTTTCGGGCTGCGCAGCGCGCCCTTACCCGTCGGAGCCGATTGCTACGGCTGGTTATGCATGGTTATCGCCGGCTGGTGCTCAACCAAGCCGGCCTAACCCCAGTACGCCGTGAGGTGCAAACGCTTTTGCGCCTGGTGCAAGCTTGGGCGCGCGGTGAGTATCGCGCGATTCCCTGGCGGTCGCTGCTCTACGGTGTAGCAGCCCTGGTGTACTTTGTTAATCCGGCTGACCTCATTCCGGACGTGGTTGTAGGCTTGGGTTTGGTCGACGATGTAGCCGTGGTGGCTGCAGTTGCCCGTATGCTTCAGTCAGATCTTGAGCGCTTCCGGTTATGGGAGAGCACCCAAAAGTCCACCCGACGGCCACCTCAACCCAAAAAATGA
- a CDS encoding FAD-dependent oxidoreductase yields the protein MKSPEVAVIGAGLAGLRCATLLHAQGLEVHVFERQEGVGGRVRTDLIDGFRLDRGFQVLQTAYPAAQRAFDYKALDLHCFPSGAFVFSEGHFYPFFDPLRHPDQLWGTLRSGLLQAKDLIAFLRLARQLETVDLEAQPQAEANDSTALEALQQLGFSEKFLQRFLKPFFSGVFLERALDTRAEKLFFVLKAFREGYAALPAQGMQALAEQLARQLPPEHLHLNCAAVYVEPNGSVHLHNGAVVRPRYTVLATDAAALSKLWPHHHFAMAWNCETTVYFATEQSAGDLPEVLLVEGEAESGPVATAAALHRIAPSYAPKGAALISANMPGLLLERETDAFAAARLQLRRWFGKQVDRWRPLACYPIRYALPAELKGWRAPSPAIGQSVWLCGDYLGPASIQGALWHAEQVAHKILDLHHF from the coding sequence ATGAAATCTCCCGAGGTTGCCGTTATCGGTGCTGGTCTGGCAGGCCTGCGATGTGCTACCCTCCTACATGCCCAAGGCCTAGAGGTACACGTTTTTGAGCGTCAAGAGGGCGTAGGAGGGCGCGTACGCACTGATCTCATTGACGGGTTTCGGTTAGATCGCGGATTTCAAGTATTACAAACTGCCTATCCCGCAGCACAACGAGCCTTCGACTACAAGGCGCTCGATCTTCATTGTTTCCCTTCGGGAGCTTTCGTGTTTTCTGAGGGGCATTTTTATCCTTTTTTTGATCCTTTACGGCACCCAGACCAGCTGTGGGGGACTCTTAGAAGCGGCCTACTTCAGGCTAAAGACTTGATTGCTTTTTTGCGCTTAGCTCGCCAACTGGAAACGGTAGATCTAGAGGCACAACCGCAAGCTGAAGCTAACGACAGCACTGCTTTAGAAGCCTTGCAACAGCTCGGATTCTCTGAAAAATTTCTCCAGCGATTTCTAAAACCTTTTTTCAGCGGTGTATTTCTAGAACGCGCACTTGATACAAGGGCTGAAAAGCTCTTTTTTGTACTTAAGGCTTTTCGTGAAGGATACGCAGCACTCCCAGCTCAAGGGATGCAGGCGCTGGCTGAACAACTTGCTCGACAGTTGCCCCCTGAGCATCTCCATTTGAATTGCGCTGCAGTATACGTCGAGCCTAATGGTAGCGTGCATCTGCACAACGGCGCTGTAGTTCGGCCACGCTATACTGTATTAGCCACCGATGCAGCAGCACTCAGCAAACTATGGCCGCATCACCATTTTGCAATGGCATGGAACTGTGAAACAACCGTCTATTTTGCCACTGAGCAAAGCGCAGGTGATCTACCCGAGGTGCTACTTGTCGAAGGCGAGGCGGAGAGTGGGCCAGTAGCAACGGCAGCAGCGCTCCATCGAATCGCTCCCTCGTACGCTCCTAAAGGAGCCGCATTGATTTCAGCCAACATGCCAGGTTTGTTACTGGAGCGCGAAACCGATGCTTTCGCAGCCGCTCGACTTCAATTGCGCCGCTGGTTCGGTAAACAGGTCGATCGCTGGCGCCCACTGGCCTGCTATCCTATCCGCTATGCTCTTCCTGCAGAACTTAAAGGCTGGCGTGCCCCTTCACCAGCGATAGGTCAATCGGTATGGCTCTGCGGCGACTATCTAGGGCCAGCTTCCATTCAAGGAGCACTCTGGCATGCTGAGCAGGTGGCGCATAAAATCCTTGATCTCCACCATTTTTAA
- a CDS encoding SDR family NAD(P)-dependent oxidoreductase: MQGCILIFGATGGIGSALVQILHQRGQEALVLVARRAESLQALASRYNALAIPADARDPQAVRSVFEKAQSTYGKVSGIAHLIGSIYLKPLMATPPEEMEEVLAQNFWSAFHVLRQGVRALMPQGGSIVLTASAVALHGLPNHEAIAAAKGAVIGLARSAAATYARRGLRINVIAPGLTQTPLTASLFSRPTVVELSRRYHALGRLGKPEDVAQAIAFLLDPASSWITGQVLAVDGGLSSLTVLEPAA; this comes from the coding sequence ATGCAGGGCTGTATTTTGATCTTTGGTGCCACAGGGGGCATTGGGTCTGCGCTAGTCCAAATTTTACATCAGCGTGGACAGGAGGCTTTGGTGTTGGTGGCTCGTCGGGCTGAATCGCTACAGGCTTTGGCTTCAAGGTATAACGCCTTAGCGATTCCTGCTGATGCACGTGATCCCCAGGCAGTACGATCCGTTTTTGAGAAAGCCCAAAGCACGTATGGTAAGGTTAGCGGTATTGCCCATCTGATAGGTTCTATATACCTCAAACCATTGATGGCCACCCCTCCTGAAGAAATGGAAGAAGTTCTCGCTCAAAACTTCTGGAGTGCGTTTCATGTGCTACGCCAGGGGGTGCGTGCCTTGATGCCTCAAGGCGGGAGCATTGTACTTACAGCTTCAGCTGTTGCCCTTCATGGGTTGCCCAACCATGAAGCGATTGCTGCTGCTAAGGGAGCTGTGATTGGGTTGGCACGCTCGGCAGCAGCCACCTATGCCCGTCGGGGCTTACGCATTAACGTGATTGCACCAGGACTTACACAAACCCCTTTAACTGCTTCCCTTTTTTCACGCCCAACCGTTGTAGAGCTGTCTCGACGCTACCACGCCCTAGGACGGCTAGGTAAGCCAGAAGACGTAGCACAAGCTATCGCTTTCCTACTGGACCCAGCTAGCAGCTGGATTACGGGACAGGTGCTTGCTGTGGATGGCGGACTCTCAAGTCTAACGGTGCTTGAACCTGCGGCATAG
- a CDS encoding M28 family peptidase: MLSGIAIARKLKPTSLLLILCWAPALWAQEPVDTAAIRLIREEGLERSQVMETVFWLTDVYGPRLTGSPQLDSATAWAMRRLESWGLANVHRERWGPFGRGWSLEHVRMEVTAPVRFPVLAYPKAWSPSIDGPVTAEVVRFDVEDTTAFATYQGKLQGKIVLLEPPRALKEPFEPLARRRDAEDLLSLANAPASGSSTPRYSTEVLRQRALAQRRLEFLYQERPLAILDRGYRGDYGTVFVDGADVPTPTAAFWDVRFGPWATNAQVIPQFIVAAEHYNRIYRLLERGFRVEMTVDLKVAFHEEDPYAYNLIAELPGADPEIGDELVMLGAHFDSWHAGTGATDNAAGSAVMMEAMRILKTVYDRLGRKPRRTIRLALWTGEEQGLLGSRAYVNQHFAELGSWGQPPRRLKPAHEKFSVYFNLDNGAGKIRGIYTQGNEAVVPIFRAWLAPFHDLGAATVSLRNTGGTDHLSFDAAGLPGFQFIQDHLAYGTRTHHSNMDVFDHLIEDDLKQAATIIAAFAYHAAERDARLPRKPLPQPENTP; this comes from the coding sequence ATGTTATCCGGTATCGCCATCGCACGGAAGCTTAAACCAACGAGCCTGCTGCTTATCCTGTGCTGGGCCCCTGCGCTTTGGGCACAGGAGCCGGTCGATACCGCGGCTATACGGCTCATTCGTGAGGAAGGTCTAGAACGCAGCCAGGTCATGGAGACGGTTTTCTGGCTAACCGATGTGTATGGCCCACGCCTGACCGGATCGCCCCAGCTCGACAGCGCTACGGCCTGGGCAATGCGCCGATTGGAAAGCTGGGGCTTAGCCAATGTGCACCGCGAACGCTGGGGCCCCTTTGGCCGCGGCTGGTCGCTTGAGCACGTTCGCATGGAAGTAACGGCACCGGTACGTTTTCCTGTGCTGGCCTATCCCAAAGCGTGGTCGCCCAGCATCGACGGCCCAGTTACGGCCGAGGTGGTGCGCTTTGATGTCGAAGACACAACCGCTTTTGCAACTTACCAAGGTAAGCTCCAGGGCAAAATTGTGCTCTTGGAACCGCCTCGTGCGCTTAAAGAACCTTTTGAGCCGCTGGCGCGGCGCCGCGACGCCGAAGACTTGCTGTCTCTAGCCAATGCGCCAGCATCAGGAAGCAGCACGCCGCGCTACAGCACTGAGGTGCTCCGCCAGAGAGCGCTTGCGCAGCGTCGACTGGAGTTTCTTTACCAAGAGCGCCCATTGGCCATTTTAGACCGAGGCTATCGTGGCGACTACGGCACGGTCTTCGTAGATGGAGCGGATGTGCCTACCCCAACCGCCGCGTTCTGGGATGTACGATTTGGCCCCTGGGCAACCAACGCACAGGTGATCCCTCAATTCATCGTAGCTGCGGAGCACTACAACCGCATTTACCGGCTGCTTGAACGAGGCTTTCGCGTGGAAATGACAGTCGATCTCAAAGTTGCCTTTCACGAAGAAGACCCGTATGCGTACAACCTGATTGCTGAGCTGCCTGGTGCCGATCCTGAAATAGGCGATGAACTGGTCATGCTGGGTGCCCACTTCGACTCGTGGCATGCAGGCACAGGAGCTACGGACAATGCGGCTGGCTCGGCCGTCATGATGGAGGCCATGCGTATTCTCAAGACCGTCTACGATCGGCTTGGGCGCAAGCCGCGTCGAACCATCCGACTGGCGCTTTGGACAGGCGAAGAGCAAGGCTTACTGGGCTCGCGGGCCTACGTCAACCAGCACTTTGCCGAGCTAGGCTCCTGGGGACAGCCCCCAAGACGTCTTAAACCCGCCCACGAAAAGTTTTCTGTCTATTTTAACCTGGACAACGGCGCCGGTAAGATCCGGGGCATTTACACGCAAGGTAACGAAGCCGTTGTACCCATTTTTCGCGCTTGGCTGGCACCTTTTCACGACCTCGGCGCGGCTACCGTCTCGCTCCGCAATACGGGAGGGACCGACCACTTGTCGTTCGATGCTGCTGGACTGCCAGGCTTTCAGTTCATTCAAGACCACTTGGCCTACGGCACGCGTACACATCACTCGAACATGGACGTCTTCGACCATCTGATCGAAGACGACCTCAAACAAGCAGCTACCATCATCGCTGCCTTCGCCTACCATGCGGCTGAACGCGACGCCCGCCTGCCCCGCAAACCCTTACCGCAGCCTGAAAATACACCCTAA
- a CDS encoding mechanosensitive ion channel family protein — MLLQFFYQGEPIVVAGALLVDWLKALGVWAALSGLFIGLRWVLANRLTALAQRTRTHLDDIVANVLHRTRAYFLVGLAFYAAAAIVQLPSVVIRWGGRIAFVLLLLQIVRWGSGLITLYVERYRQQKLDQDPAAVTSMQALGFIGRLALWTLVLLVALDNFGVDITALIASVGIAGVAIGLAVQNILGDLFASLSIVLDKPFVVGDFIIVDNYLGTVEYIGLKSTRIRSLTGEQLIFSNSDLLKSRVRNFKRMQERRVAFTIGVVYQTPKEKLEKIPQMIQEAIESQELVRFDRAHFKEFGPSSLNFEAVYWVLSPDYTVYMNIQQAINLALVSRFAQEGIEFAYPTQTLYVYPMQPAAEPARNAALEQV, encoded by the coding sequence ATGCTGTTGCAGTTTTTCTATCAAGGGGAACCAATCGTAGTTGCGGGCGCGCTTTTGGTAGACTGGCTTAAAGCCTTAGGGGTTTGGGCTGCGCTATCTGGTTTGTTTATCGGCCTGCGATGGGTTCTGGCCAATCGACTTACGGCGCTGGCCCAGCGCACCCGGACCCATCTGGATGACATCGTAGCGAACGTATTGCACCGGACGCGGGCTTATTTTCTGGTGGGTTTGGCTTTCTATGCTGCTGCAGCCATCGTGCAACTGCCCAGCGTAGTGATTCGCTGGGGAGGCCGCATTGCCTTTGTGCTGCTGCTTTTGCAGATCGTACGCTGGGGAAGTGGTCTGATCACCTTGTATGTTGAGCGCTATCGTCAGCAAAAATTGGATCAAGACCCCGCGGCCGTTACCTCGATGCAGGCCCTAGGATTTATTGGGCGACTGGCGCTCTGGACGCTCGTGCTTTTGGTGGCGCTTGATAACTTCGGTGTCGATATCACGGCGCTGATTGCCAGCGTGGGCATTGCTGGCGTGGCCATTGGCTTGGCGGTGCAAAACATCTTGGGGGATCTGTTTGCTTCGCTCTCAATCGTGCTCGACAAGCCGTTTGTTGTGGGGGATTTCATCATTGTGGATAACTACTTGGGCACGGTTGAATATATCGGCCTAAAATCGACACGTATCCGTAGTTTGACCGGTGAGCAGCTTATCTTTTCCAACAGCGACCTGCTCAAAAGCCGTGTGCGTAATTTTAAGCGCATGCAAGAGCGGCGCGTTGCCTTTACCATCGGTGTCGTATATCAGACCCCGAAAGAAAAACTCGAAAAAATTCCGCAGATGATCCAAGAGGCGATTGAGTCGCAGGAACTGGTGCGGTTTGATCGGGCGCATTTCAAAGAATTTGGTCCGTCCTCGCTCAACTTTGAAGCGGTCTACTGGGTGCTGAGCCCAGACTATACGGTTTACATGAACATTCAGCAGGCGATTAACTTGGCCTTGGTTTCGCGTTTTGCACAGGAAGGGATCGAGTTTGCCTATCCGACGCAGACGCTTTACGTCTACCCCATGCAGCCTGCCGCTGAGCCAGCACGAAACGCAGCGCTTGAACAGGTCTAA
- a CDS encoding lycopene cyclase domain-containing protein codes for MKYLTFLLVFLVIPIVLLAFYNRKQLPMRRIHRPLSTLMLLSLIALVYTTPWDNYLVYRGVWLYGSNRVIGTIGYVPIEEYLFFLLQPLFLSLLFLAFLPKTFFPPKPSLRWHSSHWKGTLIYSLLTFLGVVALKYERLLYAGLILVWAGPVLLGQWAFGAHLIRTYAPTVLKALSVGVTYLWIIDSWAIHDQIWTIAAQTSTGLKIGPLPVEEALFFFLTSLMVLQGLALLLHPQTTHDVDNTTAPHRH; via the coding sequence ATGAAATACCTCACGTTTTTGCTTGTTTTTTTGGTAATTCCCATAGTTTTGCTTGCATTCTACAACCGCAAGCAACTACCTATGAGGCGCATTCACCGTCCTCTAAGTACCCTTATGCTGCTAAGCCTCATTGCTTTGGTGTATACTACGCCCTGGGACAACTACCTGGTGTACCGCGGCGTTTGGTTATATGGAAGCAACCGGGTTATTGGCACTATCGGCTACGTGCCCATTGAGGAATATTTGTTTTTTCTATTGCAGCCCCTATTTTTGTCCTTGCTTTTTTTAGCCTTTCTACCTAAGACTTTTTTCCCACCTAAACCTAGTCTACGCTGGCACTCCAGCCATTGGAAGGGTACCCTGATCTACAGCTTACTAACGTTTTTAGGCGTAGTAGCCTTGAAATACGAGCGTTTATTGTATGCTGGCTTGATCCTCGTCTGGGCAGGACCAGTTCTGCTAGGACAGTGGGCCTTTGGTGCGCATTTGATTCGTACATACGCCCCAACTGTACTAAAAGCTTTGAGCGTAGGAGTCACCTACCTTTGGATCATTGATTCCTGGGCTATCCATGATCAAATTTGGACCATAGCTGCTCAGACCAGTACTGGTCTTAAAATCGGGCCCTTGCCTGTAGAAGAAGCGCTTTTTTTCTTCCTAACTAGCTTAATGGTCCTGCAGGGACTTGCGTTACTTTTACATCCTCAAACGACGCATGACGTGGACAACACAACGGCTCCGCATAGGCATTAG
- a CDS encoding phytoene desaturase family protein, which yields MHDADVLVVGSGHNALVAAAYLARAGYRVMVFERRPQPGGAVSTIEYLPGYRFDLGGSAHILIRLTPIVEELELHRYGLEYLELDPLFVAPFEDGETLFIYRDLERTAAHLETHQAGEGEAYFRFCQTWQPFAEAVCEAFLRPPTPWAISRAFAFRRGLPRWLWSLPRILKPFGQVLEEAFRSTKLKALMAWMAAQSGPPPSEPLSAPFVLWHPLYHKGGIARPRGGSGMLSTALQRCIVAHGGLVYTSTPVAKLLYHNGRVQGIALHNGDTYTARAVLCGTHLLELIDHLLPIPELQALRPLLRVGNGFGVMLRLALNAPVRYAATDSPEARIGLQLLCRSVDQIEQAYGAYRMGQPAQDPPLLAMTFSAIDDTLAPPGGEVLWLWAQYFPYALNCGSWETWAPQVEKCLLDQFERYAPETRKHIVGALFQHPVWLERELGLRHGNVMHLEMSIDQMFSLRPALGWSAYRTPVRGLYLTGASTHPGGGIMGASGRNAAYLLLEDLERGRL from the coding sequence ATGCACGATGCTGATGTCCTTGTGGTAGGAAGCGGACACAACGCGCTGGTGGCTGCTGCATATCTGGCCCGTGCAGGCTACCGGGTCATGGTCTTTGAGCGTCGCCCACAGCCAGGCGGTGCAGTTTCAACCATAGAGTACCTTCCGGGGTATCGCTTTGACCTAGGGGGTAGCGCGCACATTCTGATTCGCCTCACGCCTATTGTGGAAGAGCTCGAACTGCACCGTTACGGACTAGAATACCTTGAGCTCGATCCCCTTTTTGTGGCCCCTTTTGAAGATGGGGAAACGCTCTTTATCTATCGTGATTTAGAGCGCACTGCTGCCCATCTCGAAACGCACCAGGCTGGTGAAGGTGAAGCCTACTTTCGGTTTTGTCAAACATGGCAGCCCTTTGCTGAAGCAGTATGTGAGGCATTTTTACGTCCACCAACACCTTGGGCTATAAGCCGCGCTTTTGCCTTTCGACGAGGATTACCCCGCTGGCTATGGAGCCTGCCTCGTATTCTCAAACCGTTTGGGCAAGTACTTGAAGAAGCTTTTCGCTCTACAAAACTTAAAGCTCTTATGGCTTGGATGGCCGCCCAATCGGGCCCTCCTCCTAGCGAACCCTTAAGTGCACCATTTGTGCTTTGGCATCCGCTGTACCACAAAGGCGGCATTGCCCGTCCACGTGGCGGCTCGGGCATGCTTTCTACCGCCTTGCAGCGTTGCATTGTAGCACATGGTGGACTCGTGTACACCAGTACCCCTGTAGCAAAGCTACTTTATCACAACGGACGCGTACAAGGCATTGCACTGCACAACGGCGACACTTACACCGCCCGAGCCGTGCTTTGTGGCACGCATCTTTTAGAGCTCATCGATCATCTTTTACCCATTCCTGAACTGCAAGCACTGCGACCGCTCCTTCGGGTAGGTAATGGCTTTGGAGTTATGCTGCGCCTAGCGCTCAATGCTCCGGTACGCTATGCAGCTACAGATAGTCCAGAAGCACGCATTGGCCTGCAATTGCTTTGCCGCTCAGTCGATCAAATCGAACAGGCCTACGGAGCTTATCGCATGGGTCAGCCTGCCCAAGATCCCCCTCTGCTAGCCATGACCTTTAGCGCAATTGACGACACGCTAGCACCACCAGGCGGAGAAGTGCTTTGGCTTTGGGCACAATATTTTCCATATGCATTAAACTGCGGATCTTGGGAAACATGGGCTCCCCAAGTGGAAAAATGCCTACTTGATCAGTTTGAGCGGTATGCCCCAGAAACGCGCAAGCACATTGTAGGCGCTCTGTTTCAACATCCGGTATGGCTAGAACGTGAACTCGGTTTGCGGCACGGTAATGTGATGCATCTGGAAATGAGCATAGACCAGATGTTTAGCTTACGTCCAGCCCTAGGATGGTCAGCTTATCGCACACCCGTGCGCGGTCTTTACCTAACGGGAGCCAGCACACATCCCGGCGGCGGTATTATGGGCGCTTCAGGCCGCAACGCGGCTTACCTTCTTTTAGAAGATCTAGAACGAGGACGGCTATGA